A genomic region of Saccopteryx bilineata isolate mSacBil1 chromosome 1, mSacBil1_pri_phased_curated, whole genome shotgun sequence contains the following coding sequences:
- the BBS12 gene encoding Bardet-Biedl syndrome 12 protein, producing MVMARRVLNKRRHLGLQQLSAFADTGRTFLGPVKASKFIVDEESHESVLVSSVVKLVESLDLSSAVGQLLREAIQAQDHAYRTGTSTLLFLVGAWSSAAAECLHLGVPLSLIVSGMAEGLNSCIEEVVSLQVPLCNVLDPVDNTDTPSGLEPFSVGVCPFLQIPADPSLILKEHDLNDGAFQPLGISSLSGGPVKSANLLRPRAMVEANKNMPPTPQTLRGSLPADTLCRKAVLTHSRHCSKVCDDHWTRSPGGVLEQRGAATPQPPRCRDLVELAAGLSHGDPSSMGLAEESVRLQHWNAGVHHCHRVAPWTFDISRVVTCCFPGLPETYSCVCPGYTTVVSESCTALLEDLQNWPLRVVLIEGDLTENYRHLGFNKSANVKTVLESVKELQQGSSEELWTNHVLQVISKFTVDLVLVQGNVSEHLIEKCIHQKHLVIGSVKGGVMQAFAEASGAEPVAYITQVTESAVGRGVCVSWRSMPLGVGDGAGRVAVTLEAEGMNLVTVVLTGPVTAQMQSREDRFWACAHRLHHALEEQRVFLGGGAVEFLCLSHLHRLTGQPPKGGDLVCSGGLHRPASWLASSLALHRPTVLQCLADGWHKYLSTLMCNSATCSSKFEARTLIQHHLQSATGSGSPSSYILNEYSKLNSGMSNSSISDKLEQMLTVYDVVTPKIEAWRRALDLVLLVLQTDSEIITGLGHTQIKSQDSEGFLFF from the coding sequence ATGGTGATGGCTCGCAGGGTCCTAAACAAAAGGAGGCACCTTGGACTTCAGCAACTTTCAGCCTTTGCGGACACTGGAAGAACTTTCCTGGGCCCGGTCAAAGCATCCAAGTTTATTGTGGATGAAGAGAGCCATGAGAGCGTGTTGGTCAGTTCCGTCGTAAAGCTTGTGGAAAGTCTGGATCTATCCAGCGCAGTGGGGCAGCTTCTCAGGGAAGCCATTCAAGCCCAGGACCACGCGTACAGAACCGGAACCAGCACTCTGCTGTTTCTTGTCGGGGCATGGAGCAGCGCCGCTGCAGAGTGTCTCCACTTGGGTGTCCCTTTGTCATTGATCGTATCAGGCATGGCAGAAGGCCTGAACTCTTGCATTGAGGAGGTGGTTTCTCTGCAAGTACCTCTCTGCAATGTGTTGGACCCTGTGGACAACACAGACACACCTTCTGGACTTGAACCATTTAGTGTCGGTGTGTGTCCCTTCCTACAAATCCCTGCTGATCCTAGTTTGATACTGAAAGAGCATGATCTTAACGATGGTGCCTTTCAGCCCCTGGGCatttccagtctttctggggggcCTGTTAAATCAGCTAACCTTTTGAGACCTCGGGCTATGGTCGAAGCAAATAAAAACATGCCACCAACCCCTCAGACTCTGCGAGGCAGTCTGCCTGCTGACACCCTCTGCAGAAAGGCAGTACTGACTCACAGCAGGCATTGTAGTAAGGTGTGTGATGATCACTGGACACGCAGTCCCGGTGGAGTGCTAGAACAGCGAGGGGcagccaccccccaaccccctagATGCAGAGATCTGGTGGAGCTGGCAGCGGGTCTGAGCCATGGTGATCCCAGCAGCATGGGGTTAGCAGAAGAGTCCGTTCGACTGCAGCACTGGAACGCAGGTGTGCACCACTGCCACCGGGTGGCGCCATGGACGTTTGACATTTCGAGAGTTGTCACCTGCTGTTTCCCAGGTTTGCCTGAAACTTACTCTTGTGTGTGTCCAGGATACACCACTGTTGTATCAGAATCTTGCACTGCTCTGCTCGAAGACTTACAGAATTGGCCTCTCCGGGTGGTTCTCATCGAAGGTGACCTAACAGAGAATTATCGCCACCTGGGATTTAATAAGTCTGCAAATGTCAAAACAGTATTAGAAAGTGTGAAGGAGCTTCAGCAAGGCAGCTCAGAAGAACTGTGGACAAATCATGTATTACAGGTAATAAGCAAGTTCACCGTGGACCTAGTACTGGTACAAGGAAATGTATCTGAACACTTAATTGAAAAATGCATCCACCAGAAGCACCTGGTCATTGGGTCAGTGAAGGGAGGTGTGATGCAGGCGTTTGCAGAGGCTTCGGGGGCAGAGCCGGTGGCCTACATCACACAGGTGACCGAGAGCGCTGTGGGCAGAGGGGTCTGTGTGTCCTGGCGAAGCATGCCCCTGGGCGTTGGAGACGGGGCCGGCAGAGTGGCAGTCACGCTGGAAGCAGAAGGAATGAATTTGGTTACAGTCGTGCTCACAGGCCCAGTCACCGCACAAATGCAGAGCAGAGAAGACAGGTTCTGGGCCTGTGCCCACCGTCTGCATCACGCTCTAGAAGAGCAGAGGGTCTTCCTTGGAGGGGGCGCAGTAGAGTTTCTGTGTCTGAGCCACCTTCACCGTCTCACGGGGCAGCCTCCTAAGGGAGGAGACCTGGTCTGCTCAGGAGGGCTGCACCGTCCTGCCTCATGGCTGGCCTCTTCGCTGGCCCTGCACCGACCCACTGTGCTTCAGTGCCTGGCCGACGGCTGGCACAAGTACCTGTCCACTCTCATGTGCAACTCTGCCACCTGCTCCTCCAAATTCGAAGCCAGGACTCTGATTCAGCATCATCTGCAAAGTGCCACAGGCTCTGGCTCTCCATCATCTTACATCTTGAATGAGTACAGTAAACTGAACAGTGGGATGTCTAATTCCAGCATTTCAGATAAACTAGAACAGATGCTAACAGTTTATGACGTTGTCACACCAAAGATTGAGGCATGGCGCCGAGCTCTGGATCTGGTCCTGTTAGTTCTCCAGACAGACAGTGAAATTATCACTGGACTTGGACACACACAGATAAAATCACAGGACTCagagggctttttatttttttag
- the LOC136320280 gene encoding centrin-4-like, giving the protein MASNYHTSSDQWKEREAKIELNETQKQAIKEAFDLVDVDGSGTIDVKELKIAMQALGFEPKKEGVKKLIAEMGKEGTGIINFEDFFAIMSVKMTEKDEKEELLKAFKLFDADDTGSITLNNIKRVAKNLGENLTDDELQEMLNEADHGGNGEINEEEFLRMMQKTHIY; this is encoded by the exons ATG GCGTCCAACTACCACACAAGTTCAGACCaatggaaggaaagagaagcaaaaatTGAACTGAATGAAACTCAAAAACAAGCAATTAAAGAGGCCTTTGACTTAGTCGATGTTGATGGGTCTGGAACCATAGATGTAAAAGAACTGAAG ATTGCAATGCAAGCCTTAGGATTTGAACCAAAGAAAGAAGGAGTTAAAAAATTGATTGCTGAAATGGGCAAAGAAGGAACTGGCATCAttaattttgaagatttttttgcCATAATGAGTGTAAAAATG actgaaaaagatgaaaaggaagAACTTTTGAAAGCTTTCAAATTATTTGATGCTGATGATACTGGAAGCataacattaaataatatcaagaggGTTGCTAAGAATCTAGGGGAGAACTTAACAGATGATGAACTGCAG GAAATGCTTAATGAAGCTGATCATGGTGGCAATGGAGAAATAAATGAGGAAGAATTTTTGAGAATGATGCAAAAGACCCATATTTATTAA